From the Kallotenue papyrolyticum genome, the window TGGTTCTGCATCGGTATGCGCGCGGCGCTGGGCTGCGCTTGGCCTGGCGCTTGCGTTGCTGACGGCCTGTGGCGGGCCCGCAGCGGATCGACTGGCGGCCGGCGATCCTGCGCCGGACTTCACGCTGCCGGCC encodes:
- a CDS encoding redoxin domain-containing protein, which translates into the protein MVGSASVCARRWAALGLALALLTACGGPAADRLAAGDPAPDFTLPAADGSVFSLAELRGRQPVLLYFHMAAG